The Methanocaldococcus infernus ME region TTAGTGAGTAGTCCTTAACAATGATATCTTCAGCTATCTTCTTATCTCCCTCTTTCAAAGCTTTATAAACCAACTTTAAGTTATTCTTAATCTCTTCCTTCATCTTTCCCAGTATAGTGTAGATCTCCTTAACTATCTGATTATCTTCAAAATCTAAGTTTAAGAGATGTAGCTTTTTCATATCTATAACATAAGGATGCTTCACAATTCCCTCATTTATTAAGGGCTTTAGAAGCTTAGCTACATATCTTCTACTGATCCCTAACTTTTCAGCTATCTCATCCTGTGTTTCTGGAGCCTCTTCAATAATTATCTTTAATATGGCTGCTAAAGTAGCATTTTTTCCTCTTAGCATAATCTCACAATTCATAATTTATGACAATTTATTCTAAAAATTTTATAAAAAGTTTGTTATCTCATTGACAACCTTGTTTATAAATTCATCCAATAACTTTTTTCCAAGCTCTTCATCTATCTTAACTCCTTCCTTCTCAACTCTCTTAGCCTCTTCATCTATCTCCTTGTTTTTTTCTCTTGCCTCTCTCAATCCAACCATCCCAATCTCAGCATAGTTCTCAGGCTTATGCTCCTTCATCTTCTCCTTGTTGGCTATTCCAATTACATAACCAATAGAAAGCTCTTCAGTGGCAGCATGGGTTAGAGGGAAGGATAAAAATTTTATTTTTATATTTATTAGGTTTTCAAGCTCTTTAATCTCTTTCTCAGCTAATATATTCCCTCCATGACAATTAACAATAATTACTTTTTTTATTCCAATCCTCTTAGCCCAGGTTAGTAAAAAGGTTAAATACTCTACAATATCTGAAACCTTATTATGTATCCCATGCTTAACATAGCTATACTCTGTTGATGGAATTACTGTTCCTAAAAATTTGGCTCCAGTTTTTATACAGGCCATCAGTGAGACATAAGAGGCTATCTTAATATCTGTATCTATTGGTAAGGCTGAACCATGGTTTTCTAAGTAAGAGCCCATAGCTATAACTCCAATCTCATGAACCTTCTCATTCAATATTTTTCCACCATTTAACCTTAATATAGTCATCACCTTTAGGTGAGCTTTATGTACTATGTAGATAGTCATTGTCATATAGAGGATAAGGCATTTAACAAAGTAAGAGATTCCCTAATCAAGGAAGATTTAAAGATTATAACCAGTGGTGTAGGCTTGGGAGGAATAAAAAGAGCTTTGGAGTGTTATGAAAAATATAATATTTATTTAACCCTTGGCTTCCATCCAGCTGATGTTAAGGCTGATGATAAAATTATAGATAGATGTTACAACATAATAAAAGAGAATAGGGATAAAATATTAGCTGTTGGAGAGATTGGGATGGATATTAAGAGAGAGAACTATGAAAGGCAGAAAGAGGTGTTTTTAAAATTTATGAACTTAGCTATAGAAATCAATAAACCTATTGTCTTACATGCCAGAGGGTTTGAGGAAGAGCTTTTTAAGCTATCTGAGACAAAGGCCATGTTTCACTGTTACAGTGGAAGTTTAGAGTTGGCTAAAGATATAGGAGAGAGTGGGAATTTAATATCTCTCTCCACCTTAGTCTGTTTCTCAAGCCATCATAAAAAGTTAGCTGAGAAATTGGATATTGACTATTTAACAACTGAAACTGACTCCCCTTACTTATCTCCAATAAAGGGAGAGAAAAATAAGCCTGAGAATGTTAAGTTAGTTGTTAGAGAGCTTGCTAAGTTAAAGGAGATGGATGAGGAAGAAGTTAAAGATATCATTTATAAGAATACTTCTAAGTTCTTTGGGAGGTGGTTATGATGGAATTATTTTTCAAATTAAAAGAGAAAATCAAGGAGAAAGAAGTCTTAGAGCCTTGGGAGATGAATATAATAGATGAGAATGCTGAATACTTAGGGGTTAAGAGGATTCAACTAATGGAAAATGCTGGAAGGGCTGTTTATGAAGAGGTTAAGGATTTTGATGGAAAAATCTTTATCTTCTGTGGAACTGGAAACAATGGAGGAGATGGCTTTGTAGTAGCCAGATTCTTAGGGAGAGGGGAAGTTATCTTACTTGGGAAAGAGAGTGAGATAAAGAGTTATGAGGCAAGAGAAAACTATAAAATTTTAAAAAATCTCTCATTGTTTGGAAGTATAAAAGTTAGAGAGATCAAGAGTGCTAAGGAAATAGAAGATGTTTTCCAAGCTCTTAGAGAGGGAAAATCTTTAGTTATAGATGCAATGCTTGGAACTGGGCAAAGAGGAGAGTTGAAAGAGCCATATAAGAGTGTTGTTGAAGAACTCAATAAAATAAAGAGAGAAAATAAAGAGCTTTATATAGTAAGTGTTGATGTCCAAACTGGAAACTTGGAGAGTGACTTAACAGTAACATTTCACAAAAGGAAGAGCATAAATAAAGGTAAAGTGATAGTTAAAGATATTGGAATTCCTAAAGAAGCTGAGTATATAGTTGGCTATGGAGATGTTAGAGCTTTAAAGTTAGTAAGGGGAGAACATAAAGGAAAGAATGGAAAAGTTTTAATTGTAGGAGGTTCAAAAGATTACTATGGAGCACCTATCTTATCTGGTTTATCAGCACTTAAGGTTTCTGATCTTGTTGGAATTTTCTCTGTTGATCATGTTATAAGAAAGGTTAACTATCCAGAGCTTATAACTTACAGTGTTGAAGGAAACTATTTATGTTTAGAGCACTTAGACTATCTATTAGAGGTTGTTAAGAAGTATGATGTTGTTGTCTTAGGTAATGGGCTTGGAGTTAATGAAGAGACTAAGGAGTTTGTTAATTCCTTACTTGAGAAGCTAAATAAAGTTGTGATAGACGCTGATGCTATAAAGTTGATTGACTATGAGAACTTCAAATTTAAGGAAGGTTATGTTTTCACTCCACACAAGAAAGAATTTGAATATATAAAATTTGAGTTAGATGAGTTGGAAAGTACTATCCTGCTAAAAGGGAAAATAGACATTATATTTAACAATGAGAGCATAAAAATAAATAAAACTGGAAATGTTTTCCTAACTAAAGGAGGAACTGGAGATATCTTAGCTGGTTTGGTTGGAGGTTTATTAACTAAAAACTCTTCATTCCTCTCAGCCTCAGCTGGAGCCTTTATAGTGGGATATGCTGGAGATCTCCTATTGAAAGAAAAGTCTATCTACACTCCAATGGAAGTTATTGAGAAGATTCCTGAAGTATTCAAAATATTTGGTGTTTAATAATGTATGGAAAAGCTGATCTTCATATTCATTCTAAATACTCTGGCATAGGGAGGTTAGGGAAGCTAAGATTCTTAGACTCTATTGAAGAGCCAAGAGATATAGTTAAGACAGCTAAAAAGAAAGGCTTAGATGTTATAGCCATCACTGACCATAATACAATAAGAGGAGGCTTAGAAGGAAAGAAGTATGAGAAAGAGTTTGATATAGAGGTTGTAGTTGGTAGTGAGATCTTAACAAAGGATGGAGAGATAATAGGGCTATTTTTGAATGAAGAAATTCCTAAGGGACTTTCAGCTGAGGAAACTATAGAGCTGATTAAAGAGCAGGGAGGTTTAGCTATAGCTCCTCATCCTTATAGCCCAATCTGTAAATCCTTAAGAGATAAGATTTTTGAGCTAAACTTGGATGGGGTTGAGGTTTTCAATGCCTACCATAGGGATGGAATCATAAATAACTTAGCCCTAAGGAAAGTTTCTGAAAATTATCATAAGAATCCTTTAGCCTTCATTGGAGGTAGTGATGCTCATATAGTTCAGATGATTGGCAATGCCTACACAATCTTTCCAGGAAGTAGTGGAGAAGAATTATACAAAGCTATAAAAAAGAAGAATACAGGTTATTGTGGAAAGAACACCCCTCTCTATCAGGCAATACTTTGGAGTTATAAAATAGTGACTCACTCTGAAAAGAAGTTAATAAAATCCCTATACAAGAAAAATGTTAATCTCTTAGATTACTGCTTAGATTCACTTAGATTCTACAAAAAGCTATTTATTATCTTAGCTGGAGCTATCTATATATTTACTCCTCTCCCTATAATCTCAGGAGTTGTTGGAAACTATTACTTAAAGTTTAAAGCCAAGAAGATAGCTAAGAACTATTGAATATCCTTCAACAACACTTAAGTTAGAGTTATATATAGCCCAATCAATTGGCTCTAAGAGAGCTGCTAAGGAGATGAAGACAAGGGAAAGAAAGAGCAATAAAATTTTAATCTTTTTTAAGCTCTTTTTGTAATAGAAAGTTTTAGCCAACTCTAAGCCAAGAACTATAGCTATAGAAAAACCAAAGAATTCAAAGAGTCCATGAGGAATTATATAAAAGATAGCTGAAAGAGGAAGCTTATAACCAACAATCCCAGTTATTGGGTTAAGGACAGAGAACAAATATAGAATTGAAAGATACTTAAAGAACTTCTCCTCATCTTCATCTCTACTGAGATATCCAAAAAGAGCAAAAACCACTACAATAATTAGGCAAGATAGAAAGTTTGAGAGTAAGTAAGAGAGAGCGTAAGATAAGTATGGGTTATTTAAAGAGGAGCTAACTGTGCTATGAACAACTGAATACTTGGCTGTCCCTATCTCAGCTACAATATTAACAGACTCTTTAACTGGAGGAAAGAGCTTTAAAGAGAGATAATATATAAATTTACCAAAAAAGAAGGAGATGAAGAAGCCAATCCAGCAGAAGATATAGGTTAAGAAAAGCTTTTTATGTAAAGGAAGGTTAAAGAATTCCTTAAATCTCATATTAGATCATCCTTATAGGCCTTATGGCTCCACAGGCTGTACATTTTAGTAAGTGTACTCTTCCCTCCTTAATGATCTTAGTATCTGGCTTACCACACTCTCTACAGATGACATACTCTCTTAAGAAGTCTTGAATTCTTGCCTTTAAAAGCTCTGGGTTAATTTTTCTTTGTAGTACTAACCTTCCACCTTCTATATTCCCAGCACTACCAGTTTCTTTTAATAAATATTTTGCAAAGAAGTTTTCATCTCTATTCATAGCCTTAGCTAATTGGCTGAAGTTTCTTATTATGGTTTTATTCCCCTCTATCAATATCTCTATCTCTGGGAGCTCAAATCTGTCCTTCTCAAACACATAGTCAGGAATCTGTTCTCTTGCTCTTTTTAATAAGGCTTTATAGTCATAGTAGTCAATCTCTTCCATTTGCTCTCACCAAATAAATTTTTTATTTAAACCAACTATCTAATGTCCTCTGCTTAGTTTTACTAACTATTAGATTATAAAGTTTATCCACATGTTTCTTAACCCTCTCATAGTTAAAGTCATGCTCTTCAACCAAAAATTTTATTAACCCTTCTTTATCTGGCAACCTTAAATTTAAGCTATAGTCATCAGTAACTCTTGGATTTTTAAAGATATTTTTTATTTCTTCATAGTTTTTAACCTCTTTCTTTAAAATGTCTTTAGCTACCCTTGCTCTAACCATCTCATAAGCTCTTTTAAATCCTATCCCTTCTATCCCCTTAGGATTATAGTCAGTTCCCATCATAATAGCTATGTCTATTAGATCATCTAAGCTTATCCTTAAATTTTCTAACACTTCATTAAGCTCAATTAACTCCAACTCATCCTTAGTTGTTGTTAAATTCCTAACAACCCTTGGAGCTCCATATAATAGAGAGTCATAATCTTGACTAACCACTGCCCAAACATCTCCTTTCTTAGCCATATAGCTGGCCTGAGCTTCCCCCTCTGAAGGAGCTTGAACATAGGGTATGCCCATTAAGCTTAGTAAGTATTTACAATTCTCAATCATATCCTTATTTACATAGCTTAACCTTTTAAAGTATCTTGCTCTTTCAATCTCATCCTGAACCTCTCTTAACTTCTCTTCAGCTTTCTTCTTCTCCTCTCTCCTCTTCTCCCTTGTCTTCTCTTTTAACTTAGGAGGCTCTCCATCAAAAACCCAAATTGGGATAATATCATTTTCCAATAACATGATGGTTTTGTAAAATATTCCATTGTATGCTGAAGTTATTCCTCCTCTCTTATTTGTTAAAGGAGAGCCATCTTTTAATCTAATTGAGGATAAGAATTGATAAATAGCATTAAATCCATCTATAGCCAACTTTTTCCCTTTAAGATCATTAAAATCTATTCTTTTCTTAGGAATGTAGTCACCTAATTGAACTCCCATGACTATCTACCTTTATATATTCCATTATATAACTTCTCTACACCCTCACATTTAACAAAGACAATTTGACAAAGTCTTGCATATCTATGTATAGTTATTGGCTTCATTACATTCAGTAAATACTCAGGCCTTCCCTCATAGCCAGGATCATGAACAGCTGAGTATATAGTGGAACCCATCCTTAATAGAGAGCTTCTTGGATAAACAAAGGCTGCCACATCTTTAGGGATCTTTATATATTCAGCAACCTTGATAATATAGATTCCTTCACTTAGCCTTATCTTCTCATTCTCTTCAGAGTCAAAAATTTTAACATAGTTAGGAATTCTCCTCTTCTCATTGCTAAAGTCTATCTCTCCCTCTCCTTCTAATTTATAAATTTCTTTAACTTTTAAATCTATACCACACTGCTGTATCTGTTCTTCCTTAACATGCTCTATAAAGCTCTTTGCCTTCCTTGGGCCTATGATCATGGTAAAAACCTTTAAATATTATTATGAAAAATAGTTAAGTTCATGGTTGATGTCATAACATTTATTATATTAATATTTTTAATGTATTTAATAAATCCCTTAAAGAATGAAGAAAAATTTATTACAACTCCATTTTTAACTGTTTTTTATATAATTTCATTATCCTACTTATTATCTACTTTAAATATAAAAATGTATAAGATGATATATATAGCAATTCTTTCTATAATAGCTTTATATTTAGCATATAAAGGAAAATTAGAACCTAAATTACATGTTCCTAATAAGTTAATGTTAATTACTATATTAACTTTAATTTTTGCATTTTTAATTTTACCTAAGTATCCTTGTGACATGTGGGATAGTCAAAATCATTTCTACAAGGCTAAAGCTATAATTTTAGATAAAACTATTTTTTATAGTTACAAAGATTTTGCAGGTTATTTAACATATCCATATTATCTACTATATCCATCAGGATTTCATGTTTTAGTATATATACTATCTAATTCTTTTTATGATATCCCTTATTCTGCTTATTTCTTAGAATTTTTTATATTGACTTTATATGTATTTTCTATATACTACATAGGAGAAAGTATAAACAAAAATTTAGGATTTTATACAGCTTTATTTGTTCCTATCTGCTTTGAATTTTATAGAGTATTTTTAAGAACATTATTCCCCAATGCTTTAGGATTTGCCATATTTTTGGTTCTTGTAGCTCTTTTATTAAGATATAGGAGTACAAAAAATACCATATACTTAAAAATTTTTAGTTTAGGAACTTTTTCTTTAATATTCACACATACTTTTCCATTTTTAATGTTGTTTTTATTTTTGTTATCTTTAACAATTCATGATCTAATTAAAGGGAGAAAAAAAGAAGTAATTAACTATATTATCTACTTCTTAATTTCTATCTTTTTAGCTTTAATGATAATTAAAATTAATGAATACAGATTTCATGATAATAAATTAACTAAAGCTATAGAATCATATTCAAAAATGAAATTTTTAAAAAATGAAGATATTATTTTAGACTGTATTACTATCCTTGGAGGCTTAGGATCTTATTATATAGTTAATACTCTTTTAATATTAATTTGTAATATTTATGTAAGCTTTGAATATTTCCTTAAATGTTTAATTTTAGCAACAATTTATTTTTTATTATTTTTATTTGGGTGCATATATTTCTATAAAAAAGAATATTCATTTTTAATTACATATTCAATACTTATGATATTGTGGATCATAAATAATCAAGTGTTTGGAATATATATCCCTTTTTATTCAGCACTTTATAATTCATCAAGATGGTTTCTCAATTTTCAAATTTTCTCTCCTGTATTTTATGGAGCTGGACTTTATTATATAAGAGAAAAAATTAGTAAAAAATTAGCAGTATTATTTTTAGTTGTTTTAATGTTGGGACATATTCATTCTAACATATTTCATCATCCATTTTATTGGAAATTTTATGTAGTCAATGATGGAGTTATTGAAGCCTTTAAATTTATAGACAAAAATCTTAAAAATGAAACTATATTAAATTTTGGTCAAGATAGTGGCCAGTTTATTCCAATATTTGCAAATAACAAATGTACATTTTCTTATGTAAATAAACACTGGAGGGGTAAACATGTATCTTATATTCAGCAACTAACGTGGGAAGGGAACTATAAAGAATTCATAAATTTCTGTAAGAGTAGTAATATTAGTTACGTATTCATATCAATAAATTCTAATGTAAACAAGACATTTTTTGAAAATAATAAATATTTTGAAATTATCTTTAGAAATAATTCAACAATGTTAGTTAATATAAAATAAACCAAAATATATAAATCCAAAAAATAGAAAAGTATATATATCACTTTTTCTATTCCTATTTTTGCTGTTTTGTGAGGACCCGTAGCCTAGCCTGGATAGGGCACCGGCCTTCTAAGCCGGGGGTCGGGGGTTCAAATCCCCCCGGGTCCGCCACTTTGTTAACCTCTTTTACTGCTCCGGTGGTGTAGTCCGGCCAATCATGCGGGCCTTTCGAGCCCGCGACCCGGGTTCAAATCCCGGCCGGAGCATTATATCTTAATTTTATTTTAATTTTTATCTAAAGATTTAAATATTGTGATATTATGGATAAATATGAGCTTATTGAGAAGCTAAAGAGAGAGGGTTATATAAGAAGTAATAGTGTAGAGGAAGCTCTTTTAAAGGTTCCAAGGGAAGAGTTTGTCCCAGAACATTTAAAAGACTATGCCTACTGTGACACCCCTTTAGAAATTGGTCATGGTCAGACAATTTCAGCCCCTCATATGGTTGCTTTAATGTCTGAGCTTTTAGAGCTTAAGCCAGGGATGAAGGTTTTAGAAATTGGCACTGGCTCAGGCTACCATGCAGCTGTCACTGCTGAGCTTGTGGGAAAAGATGGGTTAGTGGTTAGCATAGAGAGAATTCCAGAGCTTGCAGAGAGGGCTGAAAAAACCTTAAGAAAGTTAGGTTATGATAATGTAATAGTTATAGTTGGAGATGGCTCTTTAGGATACAAGCCCTTAGCTCCCTATGATAGAATTTACTGCACAGCTGCAGCTCCTTCTATCCCTAAGAGTTTAATTAGCCAACTAAAAGATGGAGGAAAAATGGTTATCCCTGTTGGGAAGTATATGCAAAAGCTAATACTATTAGAGAAGAGAGGGGATAAGATTATAACCAAAGACTATGGAGCTGTAGCCTTTGTTCCACTCATTGGAGAAGAGGGATTTAAATAAATTCATTCATAGTCTTGGCTATCCCAAATTTCATTATATATTCCTTATATCTCTCAAGCCAGAACTCTTTAAATTTTTTTATTGAGTAATTGTCATAATTATAGTTTATATCAACCTTAGCCTCAACCAAAATTAAGCCCTCTGCTGGGAAAGTTATAACCCCCTCTCTATAGTTAGGATCAAGAATCTTATCTACCCACTCTAAGCTCTTCTCTTCTCTTCCTATTAAGTGCAAAAGCCCTACAATTTTCCTAACCATCTGCCATAAAAAGCTCTCTCCAACAACATCAACCTCTAAGAAAAAGCCATAATCATTAATTTTAATGTCATATATTTTCCTTATAGGGCTTTTCTCTTTACTTCTATCTCTCTTACTTAAGTTATGAAAGCTATGCTCTCCTATAAGTTTCTCTCCTGCTTTTCTCATTAACTCAAGGTTGTAGTCAAGATTTGGCATAATATATCTATAGTGCCTATATTGGACTTTTGGGATCTCCTCTATCTCCTTATATCCTAAAATCCATATGCCAAATTTCTTTAACTCATGGTTTATATAGCTAAGAATTGGCTCTTTCTTTAACTTTAGAATAACAAAGTTTCCTAAGGCTGAAACTCCTTTATCTGTCCTTCCTCCACTGTAAATAATTT contains the following coding sequences:
- the arfB gene encoding 2-amino-5-formylamino-6-ribosylaminopyrimidin-4(3H)-one 5'-monophosphate deformylase, producing the protein MTILRLNGGKILNEKVHEIGVIAMGSYLENHGSALPIDTDIKIASYVSLMACIKTGAKFLGTVIPSTEYSYVKHGIHNKVSDIVEYLTFLLTWAKRIGIKKVIIVNCHGGNILAEKEIKELENLINIKIKFLSFPLTHAATEELSIGYVIGIANKEKMKEHKPENYAEIGMVGLREAREKNKEIDEEAKRVEKEGVKIDEELGKKLLDEFINKVVNEITNFL
- the fen gene encoding flap endonuclease-1; translated protein: MGVQLGDYIPKKRIDFNDLKGKKLAIDGFNAIYQFLSSIRLKDGSPLTNKRGGITSAYNGIFYKTIMLLENDIIPIWVFDGEPPKLKEKTREKRREEKKKAEEKLREVQDEIERARYFKRLSYVNKDMIENCKYLLSLMGIPYVQAPSEGEAQASYMAKKGDVWAVVSQDYDSLLYGAPRVVRNLTTTKDELELIELNEVLENLRISLDDLIDIAIMMGTDYNPKGIEGIGFKRAYEMVRARVAKDILKKEVKNYEEIKNIFKNPRVTDDYSLNLRLPDKEGLIKFLVEEHDFNYERVKKHVDKLYNLIVSKTKQRTLDSWFK
- the truA gene encoding tRNA pseudouridine(38-40) synthase TruA; its protein translation is MYILKIAYDGRYSFQQQPHKETVCDKLLNTLEKLNFLEERKIIYSGGRTDKGVSALGNFVILKLKKEPILSYINHELKKFGIWILGYKEIEEIPKVQYRHYRYIMPNLDYNLELMRKAGEKLIGEHSFHNLSKRDRSKEKSPIRKIYDIKINDYGFFLEVDVVGESFLWQMVRKIVGLLHLIGREEKSLEWVDKILDPNYREGVITFPAEGLILVEAKVDINYNYDNYSIKKFKEFWLERYKEYIMKFGIAKTMNEFI
- a CDS encoding PHP-associated domain-containing protein, yielding MYGKADLHIHSKYSGIGRLGKLRFLDSIEEPRDIVKTAKKKGLDVIAITDHNTIRGGLEGKKYEKEFDIEVVVGSEILTKDGEIIGLFLNEEIPKGLSAEETIELIKEQGGLAIAPHPYSPICKSLRDKIFELNLDGVEVFNAYHRDGIINNLALRKVSENYHKNPLAFIGGSDAHIVQMIGNAYTIFPGSSGEELYKAIKKKNTGYCGKNTPLYQAILWSYKIVTHSEKKLIKSLYKKNVNLLDYCLDSLRFYKKLFIILAGAIYIFTPLPIISGVVGNYYLKFKAKKIAKNY
- a CDS encoding translation initiation factor IF-2 subunit beta, whose amino-acid sequence is MEEIDYYDYKALLKRAREQIPDYVFEKDRFELPEIEILIEGNKTIIRNFSQLAKAMNRDENFFAKYLLKETGSAGNIEGGRLVLQRKINPELLKARIQDFLREYVICRECGKPDTKIIKEGRVHLLKCTACGAIRPIRMI
- a CDS encoding YchF/TatD family DNA exonuclease, which codes for MYYVDSHCHIEDKAFNKVRDSLIKEDLKIITSGVGLGGIKRALECYEKYNIYLTLGFHPADVKADDKIIDRCYNIIKENRDKILAVGEIGMDIKRENYERQKEVFLKFMNLAIEINKPIVLHARGFEEELFKLSETKAMFHCYSGSLELAKDIGESGNLISLSTLVCFSSHHKKLAEKLDIDYLTTETDSPYLSPIKGEKNKPENVKLVVRELAKLKEMDEEEVKDIIYKNTSKFFGRWL
- a CDS encoding stage II sporulation protein M; protein product: MRFKEFFNLPLHKKLFLTYIFCWIGFFISFFFGKFIYYLSLKLFPPVKESVNIVAEIGTAKYSVVHSTVSSSLNNPYLSYALSYLLSNFLSCLIIVVVFALFGYLSRDEDEEKFFKYLSILYLFSVLNPITGIVGYKLPLSAIFYIIPHGLFEFFGFSIAIVLGLELAKTFYYKKSLKKIKILLLFLSLVFISLAALLEPIDWAIYNSNLSVVEGYSIVLSYLLGFKL
- a CDS encoding deoxyuridine 5'-triphosphate nucleotidohydrolase yields the protein MIIGPRKAKSFIEHVKEEQIQQCGIDLKVKEIYKLEGEGEIDFSNEKRRIPNYVKIFDSEENEKIRLSEGIYIIKVAEYIKIPKDVAAFVYPRSSLLRMGSTIYSAVHDPGYEGRPEYLLNVMKPITIHRYARLCQIVFVKCEGVEKLYNGIYKGR
- a CDS encoding bifunctional ADP-dependent NAD(P)H-hydrate dehydratase/NAD(P)H-hydrate epimerase; translation: MELFFKLKEKIKEKEVLEPWEMNIIDENAEYLGVKRIQLMENAGRAVYEEVKDFDGKIFIFCGTGNNGGDGFVVARFLGRGEVILLGKESEIKSYEARENYKILKNLSLFGSIKVREIKSAKEIEDVFQALREGKSLVIDAMLGTGQRGELKEPYKSVVEELNKIKRENKELYIVSVDVQTGNLESDLTVTFHKRKSINKGKVIVKDIGIPKEAEYIVGYGDVRALKLVRGEHKGKNGKVLIVGGSKDYYGAPILSGLSALKVSDLVGIFSVDHVIRKVNYPELITYSVEGNYLCLEHLDYLLEVVKKYDVVVLGNGLGVNEETKEFVNSLLEKLNKVVIDADAIKLIDYENFKFKEGYVFTPHKKEFEYIKFELDELESTILLKGKIDIIFNNESIKINKTGNVFLTKGGTGDILAGLVGGLLTKNSSFLSASAGAFIVGYAGDLLLKEKSIYTPMEVIEKIPEVFKIFGV
- a CDS encoding protein-L-isoaspartate O-methyltransferase, with translation MDKYELIEKLKREGYIRSNSVEEALLKVPREEFVPEHLKDYAYCDTPLEIGHGQTISAPHMVALMSELLELKPGMKVLEIGTGSGYHAAVTAELVGKDGLVVSIERIPELAERAEKTLRKLGYDNVIVIVGDGSLGYKPLAPYDRIYCTAAAPSIPKSLISQLKDGGKMVIPVGKYMQKLILLEKRGDKIITKDYGAVAFVPLIGEEGFK